gttggaagcattaatgaggcactttcttggtcctatataaatagtggttggtcagatacatCAAACAACTTttacacactgaagatacaaaagatctagagtgattttagtgagaaaatactcttcaaggaaaatttgtagtcttagtggtgtaaggttcattgtaagcttttcatttgttagtgaatacttcatgagtgtagctctgtgagggttgtcttgagggatagtaaaacttcctggcttgaccgagtggtgttcggggcaaggaggaggtgaaccttcctttgtacgcaagagtgattgtaattcatcaatttgaagaagtttatttgaattaatctacaagctcaagaggagttgggtagttaattggtttgcaattctttcctttctatttacttattgttacgtttgtgacctgtacattgtttatttcttccacttggttgtcttcgatccttacaattggtatcagagtttggtctcctagagattaagctcaagcggcttaggagtaaaaatgacaaccaataataccatgttttttgaaggacattctgtgattagaccacctatgtttaatgggtcaaattatgtgagttggaaagaaagaatgattatatttttgcaatcaattgatattgaattgtggtttattattagtgaaggtccatatgatgcctctcttatagatgaaaatactcatagatctagatcaaaaacaagaagtgaactgactgctgtggatagagctcatctcaccttaaatgcaaaagccatgaatgtgttatattgtactttagactcaaatgaatctattagagtcaagagTTGCATGTCAGCTAAAGACATTTGGGACAAATTGaaagaatttcatgaaggtagtgagaatgttagagagtaaaagaaatctatcttagttactaaatatgagtcgtttaagatggaaactcatgaaaatattgatcaaatgtattgtagattcaatgatcttattaaagatttagaggttctggaaaaagaatataccttaggagagaaaaacagaaaaattctgaatgccttgtccaatgattgggaaaataaagtgactgctattgaggaggctaaagatttgaaaactatgcctattgaatcacttattaattctctgacctcttatgagttgaaacttaagtccaaagtgcaagaggaagaggatgcgaaagtaagaaagagtattgctctaaaGGTGTCTCAAGATAtggatgattctgcctccctagatgaagaagatacTGAAACTGATGATAATGATCTAGCTCTCATcgcaaaaagtttcaagagaatcctcaacaaacaaaggttcagaaaaggaggaaacatcaacttattcccaaatcagttcagcaacacaagaaacaaagggaagcaagagtacaataaaaagtaaactgataaatgctatgaatgtggccaactaggacactacatgagtgagtgtccaatgaagaagaggaaaggtgaaagaaaatccagattcaacaactttcaattcacatggaatgaatgcaactacaatggtgaaattgaagaggaagaagaatctgctcaattggctttcatggccattggagatgatgaggtaaaaacttgtaactctcaatttgaaagtgatgatgaaactgatgatgatcttgaatctttcattataaaattgcatgatagtttgaaagaatcctatactagaaacaaggagttagaacagaaaattaattttttgcttcgagataatgcaaatctttttcaacaaaataaaaagttgaaagctgaaaatgattatttgaaaaagaatgagattgatttacaaaataaacttgatagaaaaacaagtctTTGTGAGACActaaaaaaggaacaaggtgatttgaaaagaagaatggatgatttaaatgagttactacaatataagaaacaaaactgctttcaagaaaatggaacaaaaccttattttggtacTTATGAGAAGAAGATAAATTTTGGTACTCATCAGATAAGGCTGAATCAGAATGCaaatgaatttgctatttataagagaagacaagtaaggtttattaaatctgttcatgtaaataactctttagttatgtgtaatttttgctgtcaaaaaggtcacatgaaaagtaattgctattgagaaagaatatgaaaaaaggcatgaaatgcatgtggatagttagacatgatactaactctaacaagtaggagatattggtaagattgatgagattcttgttcataatattttttttgtaattctcttttgatatttctgatgttttgatctgagtttttcttgattttttactgaatttgtatgatgtcaaaaagggagaaaaaagaataatgctgatctcatgatgatttgctgtgatatgttggtgattgctgtcatttctctgtttttatttggaatattggattctctgttattgttgctggattttgATAGCTAGTTTTTACTCttatcttatgatgacaaaaagggggagaaatggatgctatatgttagggggagttattctgagattataagtttggatgcaatgagtgagggggtgCTTATGCTCatttgctcaatctttttcctttttccatccattgttttgtcatcatcaaaaagggggagaatgttgaccttggtccctaacttttgatgtttacaaaacaatggataatactaatattttttcaagatatactttcaattatgaagttatttgattccatgaacaagtgcaattgaaagaagacaaaggttgctgaaagctgtcggatgcttgtgatgacagtaccggacgtccgataattattgcacaacttcggacgcatgtttcggacgtccgataggatccttcgaagtcgacgaaaccatcggacgctgaatatgtctccaccggacgtccaatagaaacaagatgatttctcaaatctctttgtttgctgtcggacgcacaaagagcttgcaccggacgtccgatagaattgaagaaaatttctcaaactcactgtctGCTGTCGGACgtaaaaaacaggagtaccggacgtccgatactcaaacggctagttgactcttcagctactttctattcgttagaaacattaatgagacactttcttggtcctatataaatagtggttggtcagatacatcaaacaacttttgcacactgaagatacaaaagatctagagtgattttagtgagaaaatactcttcaagaaagatttgtagtcttagtggtgtgagattcattgtaaacttttcatttgtgagtgaatacttcatgagtgtagctctgtgagggttgtcctgagggatagtaaaacttcctggctcgaccgagtggtgttcggggcaaggaggaggtgaaccttcctttgtacgtaagagtgattgtaattcatcaacttgaagaagtttatttgaattaatctacaagctcaagaggagttaggtagttaattggtttgcaattctttcctttctatttacttattgttacgtttgtgatctgtacattatttatttcttccacttggttgtcttcgatccttacagccTTTCCacgtgaaatttggtagagatataTTTCAcatatggaagatttagtgtaccaaatttggtgtattttcaATGCCAACTCAATGACCAAATAATGCCCCAAATctgctcttcaaatctgaaaaattggccaacatttttcatttttaaccaactttgagctgctatatcttgactctcaaaactccgattttagttatgtttcttgtgttttaaactCTGATTGTACCTtcaattgagttccaaatttcagagattAGTTCACATtatgtgaattttgccgaattttcaaactttgtcaaaaatcaactcaaatctgtcttggtattcCAAGATAACATCTTGgacccaaaatttgaatgtcttccaattgcaatcatggaaaagtgtcttctaggaacttttagtactttggaagtagtttccaacggtaccaagttttccaattttgaacctacggagtgcaagatatgatttttctaagtttgacacATAAAGATAAAATTTGCCAATTtctaagaaaatgaaaatttggaaACTTGACTTCTTTTCTCGATATCGACTGAACGTTTTGAACTCGAATTCATGGAAATACTAGTCTCTCTCTTTGGACTTTAAAACTTCACTCGTGAACCTCAAGTTAAGAGAATTGAAGCTTTCTTTTAGGACTTTGATTTTGTCTAAATGAGTGTACATTCCTTCTTGGTAAATGCATGATTGTGAGtgaagttgattattgtttgctcaggcgctcaaggggaccttcaagaggaactcggagcggacgcctaaacacttgtttgagcacttactcacttgttttgactaggtgagtgttccatataggagtacgtaatttgaataagtctatgacatgcttattccatgatcattaagtgttaagtgctatatgttaagtatttaccacactcatgcatatttaagtaaggtatacttgaattactcgacatgaaatacttgaattgcatatttacgtgaagtgtttaaatgattaattatgctatggctacataagtcggttggagtgaatctcctcgactcttaagtgaTAAAAGTGGGAAATgaccaatggcggcctattaaaatggCAAATATCtgccaattaaccgtaattacttaccgttaaccgttaatTGTAATTACTTGCCGTTTACCAACCTACTTGATTACCTACCTACGTGATTACCTACTTACTTGATTACCTGtttacctgattacttgactatttgattatgtgattaccgtaaattacgtgttcacatgaacttttccaaaattttacggcgagtgtgtactttatctcactcgacctacaaaattgataaatttttaccattTACCGTTTTAcgtgattacttgtgcatgttgtaagttctAAGTTGAACTGggtcctgcccttggttactgacctactcgaggcaggactgggctcggtcgggtaggttggaattttgggacaccgtttcggtatactcgagtactaccactggaggggtaaggtgatggccagacaaatcgAGAGGttctgaagttataaggtgcagttgaccgaaatggttccactggaacaccgtatccttcaatgtgtgtttattttgcataatgataactgtttcatgctaatgtgccaacGTGCAACCCATGAGCCATACCTGTCAtatactcaaattactcgtaacacgataactgtctcatgttaatgtgtcaATGTGCAACCGTGAACCATATATGTGTCATGCCTAACTtgtttgatttattagaactgttagagtgtcttggaacctcactgggttgtgtagctcattccacgtttttgttttccttaacagggttcgagaccaagagtgctcgtgaatagtactagattgttttcatttgaggactttaagttgtattataactGATGGCTATAGTACATATTCCGTTGGATtatatttaagcttgaaagctaactaattgtatgtgtgagatattttggagtactttaattatgtattgaagttatttgaagcaTTCCGAacttttgaattgtggattgtagtgagtcctggcgagagttgggcagacgtcccgcggataccctttggttcgccttagggagaagtgggggtgtcacacAAGGTGGTCTCCTGACTTTGTATCATTTTAAGAAGTTTGTAAAAATTCAATTGTTTGACACACGAGTAAGCATTTCAAGATATATGATATCATAATTTATGTGAACTATAAAAATTCCACTGGAGAGGGAAAATATTAACAAAACATTCTCTTGCATTTTTGGACTCATAAAAAAACCcctttaaaaaaatgaaaaaagagaataTAACTCAATCATTATTAGCACCCAAATTAACACACTCTTATATGAGTCAATCTAATGTGAGAAAATACTAATTAACTCAATAATAGATAGATATATATTATTAATTTACCTTAATATACCTCGTTGCCCACTACTctccccgtcccccgccccccTCCTTGCTGCCCACTaccttaataaaaatttatcatataattttattgtaatcaaattttagcaaataagtaagtattaaaatatcaacacatcaccaagtCATTATCGATTGTAATTTCACtattgaaaatcataaaaacaatcaaacaaaaactaTTTAAATACAATTCAACATGATGAaacaaatacaactaaagtagtcaaattttgaataaagttggtttttttaaaaataaaaataaacaaaagtagCCAAGTTTGCACTTTTGTAATAAATACAGCCACTAAATCATTatcgtattttttttttgaaaaaaatttattattgtgttaagtgtaattaggaattcagtataaatatattagtaaatttagtataactaactaataatttctattagtaaacatatataattattagtataattgataatatcaattatattatatatactaatatacattatataatacttataactaataatatcattattataaatttataaataattaaaataaatattatatatatacatataaatatatatagagCAGTGGCGGGGCAGAGGTATATTCCCCGTTTCTTAACCGGggaggggagggggagggatTCTTCCTCACCTCGCCCCATTAGCCCCCTGCGGGACGAGTGCTCCCAATCGGCAACATGAATACTTGCCATACTAGGAGTCCACGTGGTAATAagtaaattaacaaaaaaataaaatttgaaagtgccatTAGCCCCCTGCGGGATGGGTGCTCCCAATTGCCATCCCTAGTCATAAAGAAAGAATATAAGATGGCAACATGAATACTTGCCATACTAGGAGTCCACGCGGTAATAagtaaattaataaaaaaattaaaatttgaaagtgcattaatttggaaataattttgaagaaaaatattaTTGTGGAATTAAACTCAAAATTTATCGCCCTCAATCCCTCATGCTTTATATATAAACAAATATGATCAAATTTATAAGAGTTAATCTTATAAACGTTGATGGTACATATACTATAACCGTTAAATACATAacacatatataaaatttaaaatttaaattaattatcaTATATCCATTGATAGCGTATACACTCTAAATTAATccaatttatattataatattcataattttttttttttgcaaaatctattTCACCATATTCTCACCCCTCATCATACATCGCCATATTCTCACGTCACGGTCATACGTCACCCCGACTCGCGAAGTACTATCATTTGTGCCGTACTAATGAGCCTCCCGAAGAGTCGctttcacccaaaaaaaaaaaaaaatcgtggaTAGAGTCCCCTCTCTCATTTACTACTGCAAGACAAGTGTCTCCTCGCCTAAAAATCGCAAAACCCTAACTCTAGTCTTTCAAACTCTCTAATGTGGAACTATATTCAAATTTTTCATCAATCTGGGCAAACAAGTTTGAGCCATGGCTTCCACCGAACCACTTGAAGGTATAATTCTTAAACCTAGTTTCTTATGTATCctattttgttttttcttggaTCCATCGTTGTGTAGTTTGGTGAAATGCTGCATATTTTTCAATgttgatttttggaaattttgtttCGTATATTTGATCTTAGGGTTAGAATTGTAACCATTGGAGATGAGTTTATGCTATTTAGCAATGGAATGGCTGTTCGATCTCGAGCTTCATAGTGGAGCTCTGTCTTGGGAGCTTTGGGGAAATGCATAGAATTCAAAGGCCCCTATGGATGGagccgttttttttttttttttaaagaaaatttgaaatatattttctGACCACTTTTTTTACAGGATTACGTTTTATCTGGAAAACTGCTATGGTAATGTTTTTCTACAAGCACCCCTGAAAACAACCATGCATATGGATAGCTTGATGATTGGCAACTAATAGACATTTAGCGGTTTGGCATTTAAGAATTCCGCTTTTACAATACctagaaatataaaatttacaTTTGGTTCGGGATGAGCTGAAGAACATGATTGAAGGAAGTTCTGAGTGATGAAAAAATAAGAAGTCGGATAATGTTATTAGAATGTGTAACAAATGTGGTAAATCTGCACCAAAGAAAAACTCTGCAATGGTTGACAATTTAAAAGCAGTATTCCTGTTCTGTCAAACAAGTTGCCGTCAGATGTGGATGTTAGTGCAACTATTAGCTTGAGATTTTAattattgatgtgtttgaaatTGTGATAATCAGAGTCCATTATTGGGATTTCTTTCTGGCGAAATTGCTGAGACTTTAAAACTACCCTTTCTCAATTTCTTGTTCTGCACTAGGACGACATACTGGGTGTGGAATAGTGCAATGGTATCAGCCAGTTGCATTGGATGATCGTGTTTCTAAGGAACTGAATGTCGATCCTGTATTTGAGAATGTTCCACGTAGCTGCAGATCAAGGCGGAGAACTATTGGCAAGGAAACAATTAAAGTTGCAGAATCTGGTATAGGCATTTCTCTTCAAAGGGTTAgaacttcaaaaattttatcTGCTAAGTTTGATAATCTGGTTTTGTTTCCTTATAAACTGCTCTTTCTTAttcttctattttccctttccTTTATGTTCCTGTTGGGAGGAGGGGGATATTCTTAATCTTAGTGTGGATATTCTTAATCTTAGTGTGGCTATTGATCTATTTGTAACGCTTGCATGTGTTTCTGCCTTCCTCCATAGTGTAAGAAGTACATTGAAGCAATTTAATGCAgaggaaaagaaacttttgGATGTAATGGCATATATAAGATGCAAAAGCCAAAGTAGCAGATGTAATACTTgttgaaagaagaaaagagtaaTGCATGAGAGAAAGAACTACATAGTACTGAAGTACTTTAAATTCTGTGAGAACTATATGTTGGAGTTTGTTTAAGTAGTATCTTTTAAGCATTTGAAAGATCAAAAGGCATGAATAGTTGCCtgcttctccttttcttttatagACAAGTTCGGTCAATTGGTAATGTCTTCCTTGGTTTTGACAGTAACTATAGATCATCAAAAATTTCTTACTGACAATATCATTTTGTTCAATCAACTCCACGTTTTCAGAATGGGTAACCTGAAACTCATATAAATTTTGTCATCTCAGGAAATCATGAAAATGAAGGGCACCTAGGTGGAAACCTTTTAAATAAAAGGCAACGTACACGTAGGAAAAGGACAAGGAGAGCTTTAGCTGATTCAAGTGATTCGGAAGTTATTATCCCACACATCCGACTTCGTGGGCGACAAAGGGGAACAGTGGATTACAGTAACTTAACCACCAAGTACAGGAAGTTAGACTCAAAAACTTTTGAGGGCTACTTGGAGTAAGTGCTAGAAAGTCATGTTTTTTACATTAAGACTTCCTCTCTGGTCAACATTGTTCATGGAGTACTAAAATTATGCAGAGACATATGGAGCAGGATTTCTGAAGAGCAGAGGAACTCATTTGTATATCTGGATAGTCTGTGGTTTTCCTTGTACATGCAGTCCCCTTTCAAAGAAAAGGTGTTGAATTGGGTTAAAAGGAAGAACATATTCTCAAAAAAATACATCATGGTTCCCATTGTAATGTGGTATGTCATTTGTTTAAAGTGTTAATTAGGCTACATGGTTCACACCACTCTATgggttttttttaatttagatCCTGATTTTTAGGTCTCACTGGAGCCTCTTGATCTTGTGCAACTTCGGCCAAAGCGAGCAATCACAAACTATAACTCCCTGCATGTTGTTGTTGGACTCACTTCAAACAACGGATCCTAGGAGGCTTGAACCTGGAATAAGAAAGTGTGCTCTTCAGCAAACTAACTAGTTATCACTATCTCCAAACATATAGGTGAAAATCAGTGTATCTTATATGTATTTCTTATAAACGTTCCTCTTAACAGGTTTGTCTTAGACATACATAATGTTGAGGAGAGGCCTAGGAACAAGCTTTTGCTTAACAAAATTCCATTTCTGATTCCTCAGgcaagtttttaaatttttttttttgttttggtattGAGTAGTTCCTTTATCGATTAAGCTGAAAACAAAACTACTCCAGGTTCCACAGCAGAGAAATGGTGAAGAATGTGGATGCTATGTCCTTCAATATATCAGCTTGTTTATTGAGAATGCTCCTGAAAATTTTAGCATTTCTGATGGGTACCCTTACTTTGTGAGTCTTTCTGCTATCTTTGGCCTTGTGAGCCAAATAACAAGTGCTTCAGTTGATTTTCATCTAATCCTTTGCTTTCAGTGTAGCATGTCTTCATACTGATGGATTGTTCCTCTCGTTATGCATCATAGATGAAAGAAGACTGGTTCGCTCTTGAAGGATTGGATAACTTCTGCAAAACACTAGAACTAAATTCGGCTAGCAGGAATTCTTCTATTCTGGAAGAATAGATTGCGATGGTGCTTGGCTGCCTGTATCTTGCAGTTCTGAATATAAACGATAACTGCCTGTAAAGTTATAAAAAGGGGGGAATAAAAAGGCCTAGATGGGTGTTCACTGAAAATGGTTTGAGGGCCTGTTTCGAGTCTTGATTGATTTAGaggcttgtatatatattagTTGACTTGTGCATCCTAGAAATCATTCTCGAAATTGTTACTTTAGTACCCTTTTTTGAACGTCAAACAGGTAGTTATATTGCATTGCACCCCCAAATAGTGTATTGCTAAAATTAAGCTTTATGCCTTTTGGCTGAGACTTCATGTTGCCTTTCACCTTTTGTTGGGTGGGAATATGTTTGAGTGATTTCATGTTACGTGTCCAACTTGACACAAACTGTCATGTAAATATCAATTTTTACTTGCGAGTCTGCGATCATTGTATGTAAAGGTTGTACTTGATCTGTTCATCTGGAGTCCAAATCTTAACGTAGGTGCTTGGTAAATGGGTATCCAGCCCAGGAATAGGCGTGCGTGAGATGATACCCAAAATTTATGTTTGTTTAAAGCGCACAGGAATGATAACCTCTGctacagaatttttttttattccccCCATTTTTGGTGTTTATCAAACTGTATTACCGACTTACCTCCTAATAAATTATCCATAAAACAATTAGAAATACAAATAATTTACCATAATCTCAAATTCCCTACCCTATCTTCTCCTCCCCGAATATGATCTCATGATCTCATTTACTcttccccccctccccccaGCCCCAGCCCCACCCCCCAACCCCACACCCAACAAAAAAGTCCCCACCAACCATGGTTTCCCCAATTCATGTCCACCTCTCCCTCCTCTCCCCTCGCATGAACTCATGAACTCTCTTTTCCTCCATTGTGGCTATCTTGTTCATGTTTTGCAATAGTAGTTATAGTGACGCAAGTTGTGGCGGTGATTTTGATATTTTGTTGCAAATTGTCCATCAATGTGGAGCTCCGAGGGCTGAGTAGCTATTTTGATACTTTGCTGCAAAATGTACATAGATGTAGAGCTCCTAGGTCTGAATTTATAGTGTGCCACTAAAAGTCCGAATATGGAGTCCATTTATTGGTTGAAATAGGGGCGGAGCAGGATTTTGTCGTAAATTGGTTGCGTTTTATTGATTTTGTTGTTCGAAGCAATATAGGTGCTTAAATCTTAGTGCTTTTTGTAGTTGTTTGACATTTATCATGGCAGAGTGGTGGTAGTGGGAGGTGGGCCGGGGGGATGTAATTCGTGGGTGTTGCTaaagaagaaaggaagggaagggaaggaaaatagagggaaaag
This Coffea arabica cultivar ET-39 chromosome 3e, Coffea Arabica ET-39 HiFi, whole genome shotgun sequence DNA region includes the following protein-coding sequences:
- the LOC113736716 gene encoding probable ubiquitin-like-specific protease 2A isoform X1; the encoded protein is MASTEPLEGRHTGCGIVQWYQPVALDDRVSKELNVDPVFENVPRSCRSRRRTIGKETIKVAESGNHENEGHLGGNLLNKRQRTRRKRTRRALADSSDSEVIIPHIRLRGRQRGTVDYSNLTTKYRKLDSKTFEGYLEDIWSRISEEQRNSFVYLDSLWFSLYMQSPFKEKVLNWVKRKNIFSKKYIMVPIVMWSHWSLLILCNFGQSEQSQTITPCMLLLDSLQTTDPRRLEPGIRKFVLDIHNVEERPRNKLLLNKIPFLIPQVPQQRNGEECGCYVLQYISLFIENAPENFSISDGYPYFMKEDWFALEGLDNFCKTLELNSASRNSSILEE
- the LOC113736716 gene encoding probable ubiquitin-like-specific protease 2A isoform X2, giving the protein MASTEPLEGRHTGCGIVQWYQPVALDDRVSKELNVDPVFENVPRSCRSRRRTIGKETIKVAESGNHENEGHLGGNLLNKRQRTRRKRTRRALADSSDSEVIIPHIRLRGRQRGTVDYSNLTTKYRKLDSKTFEGYLEDIWSRISEEQRNSFVYLDSLWFSLYMQSPFKEKVLNWVKRKNIFSKKYIMVPIVMWSHWSLLILCNFGQSEQSQTITPCMLLLDSLQTTDPRRLEPGIRKFVLDIHNVEERPRNKLLLNKIPFLIPQVPQQRNGEECGCYVLQYISLFIENAPENFSISDGYPYFCSMSSY